In a genomic window of Acidobacteriota bacterium:
- a CDS encoding alpha/beta fold hydrolase gives MERCDSSSAVRARQQGLGRRRFLGRMIAAGASLAAAGAVPRLAAQSRFLTAATLDDGFELYYEVHGEGPVVVFAHGAGGTHLSWWQQIPAMSEHFECVTFDHRGFGYSRDVPSGPGRAAFVDDLHGLLEHLGIGRVALVGQSMGGWTTLGFASAWPERVSALVLCDTPGGYTDPEVARLMQRRPAERGAFAPSFGEREPELAFLYREIQRSTLDRTPGGGPRAASGLLSASTDIGPIVAHQIPTLFVVGEEDSIFPPAALEAMHRKMPGSEFALVPGAGHSVYYEKPALFNRLVIEFLRRHASAARG, from the coding sequence ATGGAGCGATGCGACTCATCGTCGGCGGTGAGGGCTCGGCAGCAGGGATTGGGACGCCGGCGTTTTCTCGGCCGGATGATCGCCGCCGGAGCGTCGCTGGCGGCGGCGGGGGCGGTTCCGCGACTCGCCGCCCAGAGCCGGTTCCTGACCGCTGCGACGCTCGATGATGGATTCGAGCTGTACTACGAGGTGCACGGCGAGGGACCGGTCGTGGTGTTCGCGCACGGCGCCGGCGGGACGCATCTGAGCTGGTGGCAACAGATCCCGGCGATGTCCGAGCACTTCGAGTGCGTTACCTTCGATCATCGGGGCTTCGGCTACTCTCGCGACGTGCCGTCCGGACCGGGCCGGGCCGCGTTCGTCGACGATCTCCACGGACTCCTCGAGCACCTGGGCATCGGCCGGGTGGCGCTCGTCGGACAGTCCATGGGCGGTTGGACCACGCTCGGGTTCGCCTCCGCCTGGCCGGAGCGGGTCAGTGCGCTCGTGTTGTGCGACACCCCCGGCGGGTACACGGACCCGGAGGTCGCCCGTCTGATGCAGCGGCGGCCGGCCGAGCGCGGGGCGTTCGCCCCGTCGTTCGGCGAGCGCGAACCGGAGCTCGCGTTCCTGTACCGCGAGATCCAGCGGTCGACGCTCGATCGCACGCCGGGCGGCGGCCCGCGGGCCGCGTCGGGACTGCTCTCGGCGTCGACCGACATCGGCCCGATCGTCGCACACCAGATCCCGACGTTGTTCGTCGTCGGCGAAGAGGACTCGATCTTTCCGCCGGCGGCGCTCGAGGCGATGCACCGCAAGATGCCGGGCTCCGAGTTCGCGCTCGTGCCGGGGGCCGGGCATTCGGTCTACTACGAGAAGCCGGCGCTGTTCAACCGCCTCGTGATCGAGTTTCTGAGACGACACGCGTCCGCCGCCCGCGGCTAG
- a CDS encoding PQQ-binding-like beta-propeller repeat protein, translating to MSARRMKVAAVVVLGGLLAAGAPPVAAQTDNGEWRSYGGDIANTRYSPLDQIDAGNFDDLEVAWRLRTANFGSEPEFNFQATPLMVDGVIYTTAGLRRAAIAADAATGELLWMHRLDEGERAAVAPRRRSGRGLAYRDDGGDGQIFYVTPGYRLVGLHAKTGERLADFGENGIIDLMQNMDQEIDPLAGEIGLHATPLVAGDTIVVGAAHVPGSAPRSMRNTKGYIRGFDANTGVRKWIFHTIPGADEFGNDSWLNDSWRYTGNTGVWGQISADLELGIVYLPTEMPTNDYYGGHRHGDNLFSDSIVAVDIDTGERLWHLQVIQHDVWDWDFPCAPVLVDVEIDGVMRKLIAQPSKQSWLYVLDRVTGEPIWPIEEREMPPSDVPGELLSPTQPFPTHPPPYDRQGVGIEDLIDFTPELRAAAEELVSNFRIGPIFTPPVVAETDGPWGTLMLPSAGGGANWPGGSVDPETGIFYQYSFTQVTSLGLVNDPERSDMDFIRGNPPGVPARLRALNIRGLPLIKPPWGRITAIDLSTGDFLWQIPHGETPDNVRNHPALQGVDIPRTGRIGRVGTLITKTLVIAGEPGTFTTPSGEVGAMLRAYDKASGEEMGAVYMPASVSGSPMTYLHEGRQYIVTAIGGAGFPGELIAYRLPE from the coding sequence ATGTCTGCACGCAGGATGAAGGTCGCGGCGGTCGTCGTTCTCGGCGGGCTGCTGGCGGCCGGTGCGCCGCCGGTTGCGGCGCAGACCGACAACGGCGAGTGGCGGAGCTACGGCGGCGACATCGCGAACACGCGCTATTCGCCGCTGGATCAGATCGACGCCGGGAACTTCGATGATCTGGAGGTCGCCTGGCGGCTCCGGACCGCCAACTTCGGGTCGGAGCCCGAGTTCAACTTCCAGGCGACGCCGCTGATGGTGGACGGCGTGATCTACACCACGGCGGGCCTGCGCCGGGCGGCGATCGCGGCGGACGCGGCGACCGGCGAGTTGCTCTGGATGCACCGCCTCGACGAGGGCGAGCGGGCCGCGGTGGCGCCGCGGCGCCGGTCCGGCCGCGGGCTGGCGTACCGCGACGACGGGGGCGACGGGCAGATCTTCTACGTGACGCCCGGCTACCGGCTCGTCGGCCTGCACGCGAAGACCGGCGAGCGCCTGGCCGACTTCGGCGAGAACGGGATCATCGACCTGATGCAGAACATGGATCAGGAGATCGACCCGCTGGCCGGCGAGATCGGCCTGCACGCGACGCCGCTCGTGGCCGGCGACACCATCGTGGTCGGGGCCGCCCACGTTCCCGGCAGCGCGCCGCGCTCGATGCGCAACACGAAGGGTTACATCCGGGGCTTCGACGCGAATACCGGCGTCCGCAAGTGGATCTTCCACACGATCCCGGGCGCCGACGAGTTCGGCAACGACAGTTGGCTGAACGACTCGTGGCGCTACACCGGCAACACCGGGGTGTGGGGGCAGATCAGCGCCGACCTCGAGCTGGGCATCGTCTATCTGCCGACCGAGATGCCGACCAACGACTACTACGGCGGCCACCGCCACGGCGACAACCTGTTCTCGGACAGCATCGTCGCGGTGGACATCGACACCGGCGAACGGTTGTGGCATCTGCAGGTGATTCAGCACGACGTCTGGGACTGGGACTTTCCCTGCGCGCCGGTGCTGGTCGACGTGGAGATCGACGGCGTCATGCGGAAACTCATCGCGCAGCCGAGCAAGCAGTCGTGGCTGTACGTCCTCGACCGCGTGACCGGCGAGCCGATCTGGCCGATCGAGGAGCGCGAGATGCCGCCGTCCGACGTGCCGGGCGAGCTGCTGTCGCCGACCCAGCCGTTCCCGACCCATCCGCCCCCCTACGACCGGCAGGGGGTTGGCATCGAGGACCTGATCGACTTCACGCCGGAGTTGCGCGCCGCGGCGGAGGAGCTCGTTTCGAACTTCCGCATCGGGCCGATCTTCACGCCCCCGGTGGTGGCCGAGACGGACGGGCCGTGGGGCACGCTGATGCTGCCGTCGGCCGGCGGCGGCGCCAACTGGCCGGGCGGCTCGGTCGATCCCGAGACCGGCATCTTCTACCAGTACTCCTTCACCCAGGTCACCTCGCTCGGCCTGGTGAACGACCCGGAGCGCTCGGACATGGACTTCATCCGGGGGAATCCTCCGGGGGTGCCCGCGCGTCTGCGCGCGTTGAACATTCGCGGGCTACCGCTCATCAAGCCGCCGTGGGGCCGCATCACCGCCATCGATCTGTCGACGGGCGACTTTCTCTGGCAGATTCCGCACGGCGAGACGCCCGACAACGTCCGTAACCACCCCGCGTTGCAGGGCGTCGACATCCCGCGCACCGGCCGCATCGGCCGCGTCGGCACCCTGATCACCAAGACGCTGGTGATTGCGGGCGAGCCGGGCACGTTCACCACGCCGTCGGGCGAGGTGGGAGCGATGCTGCGCGCCTACGACAAGGCGTCGGGCGAGGAGATGGGCGCGGTCTACATGCCGGCGTCGGTGTCGGGCTCGCCGATGACGTACCTGCACGAGGGGCGGCAGTACATCGTGACCGCCATCGGTGGAGCCGGATTCCCCGGGGAGTTGATCGCCTACCGCTTGCCGGAATAG
- a CDS encoding phytoene/squalene synthase family protein: MTASSPTGPAQSDLAYQSEILQGVSRTFALNIPQLPNPLRDVVGNVYALCRIADTIEDEPALSPAQKQAFSERFIDVVAGRAEVAPFSRELGALLSSSSTEREQDLVANTARVVRVTRGFRTVQRRAIERCVRVMSRGMAEFQQRATPEGLEDLPHLNRYCYHVAGVVGETLTDLFCDYSPDIRRRRDELFALSVSFGQGLQMVNILKDIWEDRRRGACWLPRDVFRTTGFELCSLSAGQPAPGFADGLSELVAITRRHLTDALRFVLMLPPGETGIRRFCLWPLGMAVLTLRRIHATPAFRSGDEVKISRLSVRAVTAVTSALVRSNVGLRLLFEGLTRGLPAPPRTV; the protein is encoded by the coding sequence ATGACGGCTTCCTCGCCGACAGGACCGGCGCAGAGCGACCTCGCCTACCAGTCGGAGATCCTGCAGGGCGTCTCGCGGACCTTCGCCCTCAACATTCCGCAGCTCCCGAACCCGCTGCGCGACGTCGTCGGCAACGTGTACGCGCTGTGCCGGATCGCGGACACCATAGAGGACGAGCCGGCGCTGTCCCCCGCCCAGAAGCAGGCGTTCTCGGAGCGCTTCATCGACGTGGTCGCCGGCCGCGCCGAGGTGGCGCCGTTCTCCCGCGAGCTCGGCGCGCTGTTGTCGTCATCGAGCACGGAGCGCGAGCAGGATCTGGTCGCCAACACCGCCCGGGTGGTTCGCGTCACCAGGGGGTTCCGCACCGTCCAGCGCCGCGCCATCGAACGCTGCGTGCGCGTGATGTCGCGCGGAATGGCGGAGTTCCAGCAGAGGGCGACGCCGGAAGGACTCGAGGACCTCCCGCACCTGAACCGCTATTGCTACCACGTCGCGGGCGTCGTCGGCGAAACGCTCACCGACCTCTTCTGTGACTACTCCCCCGATATCCGCCGGCGACGCGACGAACTGTTCGCGCTGTCGGTCTCGTTCGGCCAGGGGCTGCAGATGGTCAACATCCTGAAGGACATCTGGGAGGACCGGCGCCGGGGCGCGTGCTGGCTGCCGCGCGACGTCTTTCGGACGACCGGCTTCGAGCTGTGCTCGCTGTCCGCCGGACAGCCCGCCCCCGGCTTCGCCGACGGTTTGTCGGAGCTGGTCGCAATCACCCGCCGCCACCTCACCGACGCGCTGCGCTTCGTCCTGATGCTCCCCCCCGGGGAAACCGGCATTCGCCGCTTCTGCCTCTGGCCGCTGGGCATGGCCGTGCTCACGCTACGGCGCATCCACGCCACGCCGGCGTTCAGGAGCGGCGACGAGGTGAAGATCTCGCGTCTCAGCGTGCGGGCGGTGACCGCGGTGACCAGCGCGCTGGTGCGTTCGAACGTGGGCTTGAGGCTGCTCTTCGAGGGACTGACCCGGGGGCTGCCGGCGCCCCCGAGGACCGTCTGA
- a CDS encoding PQQ-binding-like beta-propeller repeat protein, translating into MVALWLRFPAILRDATKKEPNVPIQRMHIASIIVLAGLLAAGTAPAAAQTDNGEWRSYGGDIANTRYSALDRITADNFDDLEVAWRLNTANFGPEPEFNFQATPLMVDGVLYSTAGLRRAAIAADAGTGELLWMHRLDEGERAEVAPRRRSGRGLAYRDNGGDGEIFYVTPGYRLVGLDAKTGERLSHFGEDGIVDLMRNMDQDIDPLSGEIGLHATPLVAGDTIVVGAAPVPGGRPRSMRNTKGYIRGFDADTGERKWIFHTIPGADEFGNDTWLNESWRYTGNTGVWGQISVDLEEGIVYLPTEMPTNDYYGGHRHGDNLYSDSLVAVDIETGDRLWHFQFIHHDVWDWDLPCAPILADVMIDGELRKIVAQPSKQSWLYVFDRVTGEPIWPIEEREVEPSDVPGELLAPTQPYVTKPPAYDRQGVDVDDLIDLTPELRRRAEEIASRHLMGPIFTPPTVSEADGVYGTLMLPSQAGGTNWPGGSLDPETGIIYLYTFTQMVSLGLVNDPELSDMNFIRGRGEGISAREASLTIEGIPIVKPPWGRITAIDLKAGEILWQVPHGETPDNIRNHRLLEGVDVPRTGRIGRVGTLNTPTMVIAGEAGTFTTPSGEVGAMLRAYDKMSGEELGAVYMPAGVTGSPMTYLHEGRQYIVTAIGGAGFPGELIAYRLPEE; encoded by the coding sequence ATGGTCGCTCTGTGGCTCCGCTTTCCTGCTATCCTTCGCGACGCGACGAAGAAGGAGCCGAACGTGCCAATACAGCGCATGCACATCGCGTCGATCATCGTGCTCGCCGGATTGCTGGCGGCCGGCACGGCACCGGCGGCGGCGCAGACCGACAACGGCGAGTGGCGCAGCTACGGCGGCGACATCGCCAACACGCGCTACTCGGCGCTCGACCGGATCACCGCCGACAACTTCGACGACCTGGAGGTCGCCTGGCGGCTGAACACGGCCAACTTCGGGCCGGAGCCGGAGTTCAACTTCCAGGCGACGCCGCTGATGGTCGACGGCGTGCTGTACTCGACGGCCGGCCTGCGGCGGGCGGCAATCGCGGCGGACGCGGGCACCGGCGAGCTGCTCTGGATGCACCGCCTCGACGAGGGCGAGCGCGCCGAGGTGGCGCCGCGGCGGCGCTCGGGTCGCGGGCTGGCCTACCGCGACAACGGCGGCGACGGGGAGATCTTCTACGTCACCCCCGGGTACCGGCTGGTCGGACTCGACGCGAAGACGGGCGAGCGGCTGTCCCACTTCGGCGAGGACGGCATCGTCGACCTGATGCGGAACATGGATCAGGATATCGATCCGCTGTCGGGCGAGATCGGCCTGCACGCCACGCCGCTCGTGGCCGGCGACACCATCGTCGTGGGCGCGGCGCCCGTGCCCGGCGGCCGGCCCCGCTCGATGCGCAACACGAAGGGCTACATCCGCGGCTTCGACGCCGATACCGGCGAACGGAAGTGGATCTTCCACACGATTCCGGGGGCGGACGAGTTCGGCAACGACACGTGGCTGAACGAATCGTGGCGCTACACCGGCAACACCGGGGTGTGGGGGCAGATCAGCGTCGACCTGGAAGAAGGCATCGTCTACCTGCCCACCGAGATGCCGACCAACGACTACTACGGCGGTCACCGCCACGGCGACAACCTTTACTCGGACAGCCTCGTGGCGGTGGACATCGAGACGGGCGACCGGCTGTGGCACTTCCAGTTCATCCATCACGACGTGTGGGACTGGGACCTGCCCTGCGCGCCGATCCTGGCCGACGTCATGATCGACGGCGAGCTGCGCAAGATCGTGGCGCAGCCGAGCAAGCAGTCGTGGCTGTACGTCTTCGACCGGGTGACCGGCGAGCCGATCTGGCCGATCGAGGAGCGGGAGGTCGAGCCGTCGGATGTGCCGGGCGAGCTGCTGGCGCCGACCCAGCCCTACGTGACGAAGCCCCCGGCGTACGATCGGCAGGGGGTCGATGTTGACGACCTGATCGACCTGACGCCCGAGCTGCGGCGGCGCGCCGAGGAGATCGCGTCGCGGCACCTGATGGGGCCGATCTTCACCCCGCCCACCGTCTCGGAGGCGGACGGCGTCTACGGCACCCTGATGCTGCCGTCGCAGGCCGGCGGGACGAACTGGCCCGGCGGGTCGCTGGATCCGGAAACCGGCATCATCTACCTGTACACGTTCACGCAGATGGTGTCGCTCGGTCTGGTCAACGATCCCGAGCTCTCGGACATGAACTTCATCCGCGGGCGCGGGGAGGGCATCTCGGCTCGCGAGGCGTCGCTGACCATCGAAGGGATCCCGATCGTCAAGCCGCCGTGGGGCCGCATCACCGCGATCGACCTCAAGGCGGGGGAGATTCTCTGGCAGGTGCCGCACGGCGAGACGCCGGACAACATCCGCAACCACCGGCTGCTCGAGGGTGTCGACGTGCCGCGGACCGGCCGCATCGGGCGGGTGGGAACGCTGAACACGCCGACCATGGTCATCGCGGGCGAGGCGGGCACTTTCACCACGCCGTCGGGCGAGGTAGGCGCGATGCTCCGCGCCTACGACAAGATGTCGGGCGAGGAGCTCGGCGCCGTCTACATGCCGGCCGGGGTGACCGGGTCGCCGATGACCTACCTGCACGAAGGGCGGCAGTACATCGTCACGGCGATCGGCGGCGCCGGGTTCCCGGGCGAGCTGATCGCCTACCGGCTGCCGGAGGAGTAG
- a CDS encoding type II toxin-antitoxin system VapC family toxin produces MRRTPSRARSAPHRRHAPRRATTGRPDPTGLEFPDDPVADLLVDTDVFIDHLRGARALKPGRNRVHYSVITRCELLSGAVGSALVQRLLDPFRELAVGRSVAERAGRIRRETGIATPDALIAATAIEYDLTLVTRNRRHFEPVKQLRVRDPSPGPGTGDEETAAGASTPPAAGRRSARPGTRRRRSP; encoded by the coding sequence ATCCGACGAACGCCCTCGAGAGCACGTTCGGCGCCGCACCGGAGGCACGCGCCCCGGCGCGCGACGACTGGGAGGCCCGATCCGACCGGCTTAGAGTTCCCGGACGATCCGGTGGCTGACCTGCTGGTCGACACGGACGTCTTCATCGACCATCTGCGCGGCGCCAGAGCACTGAAACCAGGTCGGAACCGGGTCCACTACTCGGTCATCACCCGGTGCGAGCTGCTCTCCGGCGCGGTCGGATCGGCGCTCGTCCAGCGGCTTCTCGATCCCTTCCGGGAACTGGCGGTGGGCCGCAGCGTAGCCGAGCGGGCCGGCCGGATTCGCCGCGAGACCGGCATCGCCACGCCCGACGCCCTCATCGCGGCGACGGCGATCGAGTACGACCTGACCCTCGTCACCCGCAACCGCAGGCACTTCGAGCCGGTGAAGCAGCTACGGGTGCGGGATCCCAGCCCAGGCCCGGGGACCGGCGACGAAGAAACCGCCGCCGGAGCGTCTACTCCTCCGGCAGCCGGTAGGCGATCAGCTCGCCCGGGAACCCGGCGCCGCCGATCGCCGTGA
- a CDS encoding ribbon-helix-helix protein, CopG family, producing MPATRTQIYLRSSQRQRLDEIAGARGTSLASVVREAVEMYIEQAPVDPTNALESTFGAAPEARAPARDDWEARSDRLRVPGRSGG from the coding sequence ATGCCTGCCACCCGCACGCAGATCTACCTGCGGTCGTCGCAGCGCCAGCGCCTCGACGAGATTGCAGGCGCACGGGGCACGAGCCTCGCATCTGTCGTTCGCGAGGCGGTAGAGATGTACATCGAACAGGCACCGGTCGATCCGACGAACGCCCTCGAGAGCACGTTCGGCGCCGCACCGGAGGCACGCGCCCCGGCGCGCGACGACTGGGAGGCCCGATCCGACCGGCTTAGAGTTCCCGGACGATCCGGTGGCTGA
- a CDS encoding PQQ-binding-like beta-propeller repeat protein, whose amino-acid sequence MHKGASTVPRLAVSTVAVVSILWCAGAIARAADWPQFRGPTGQGHAPDAAVPLEWSETENVTWKAPVEGRGWSSPVIADGRIWLTTAVTDPADGSSLRLLAYDVETGANTLDVEVFGSDETYLLNPKNSFASPTPVLDPDGERVYVHFGATGTAAVSTSGDVLWRTRFPYISQHGNGGSPILHDGRLVISIDGYDTAYLVAVDARTGEERWRSTRPDPVSQAYSTPLLIRVGDRDQIFNVSAFRASGHDPETGREIWRVRYPNGFSNVPRPIYGHGLVYLSTGFQAPTLLAVRADGEGDVTRSHVAWRLRRGAPLTPSPILVGDELYVVTDFGIATCVDALTGDIHWQQRLGGNHAASPVFVDGRIYFQNEEGVTTVLAPGPEFRVLARNQLDGLTLASMAVADGALFIRSDNHLYRIEERR is encoded by the coding sequence ATGCACAAGGGCGCCTCGACCGTCCCGCGGCTGGCCGTCTCGACCGTCGCGGTCGTCTCCATCCTCTGGTGCGCCGGCGCCATCGCCCGCGCCGCCGACTGGCCGCAGTTCCGTGGACCGACCGGCCAGGGGCACGCTCCCGATGCAGCGGTACCGCTGGAGTGGAGCGAGACGGAGAACGTCACGTGGAAGGCGCCGGTAGAAGGCCGCGGCTGGTCGTCACCCGTCATCGCCGACGGCCGTATCTGGCTGACCACGGCCGTCACCGATCCGGCCGACGGCAGCTCGCTCCGGCTACTGGCCTACGACGTCGAAACCGGGGCCAACACCCTCGACGTGGAGGTGTTCGGCAGCGACGAGACCTACCTGCTCAATCCGAAGAACAGCTTCGCCTCGCCGACCCCGGTCCTCGACCCGGACGGCGAGCGGGTGTACGTGCACTTCGGCGCGACCGGTACGGCGGCAGTCAGCACGTCGGGCGACGTCCTGTGGCGCACACGCTTCCCCTACATCTCGCAGCACGGGAACGGCGGCTCGCCCATCCTGCACGACGGCCGGCTCGTGATCAGCATCGACGGCTACGACACGGCCTATCTCGTCGCGGTGGACGCGCGCACCGGCGAGGAACGCTGGCGGTCGACCCGTCCCGATCCCGTGTCGCAGGCCTACTCGACGCCGCTCCTCATTCGCGTGGGGGACCGCGACCAGATTTTCAACGTCAGCGCGTTCCGCGCCAGCGGGCATGACCCGGAGACCGGGCGCGAGATTTGGCGGGTCCGCTATCCGAACGGCTTTTCGAACGTCCCGCGGCCCATCTACGGCCACGGGCTCGTCTACCTGTCGACCGGCTTCCAGGCCCCGACCCTGCTCGCGGTGCGCGCCGACGGAGAGGGCGACGTCACGCGCTCGCACGTCGCCTGGCGGCTCCGCCGCGGGGCGCCGCTCACGCCCTCGCCGATCCTGGTCGGCGACGAGCTGTACGTCGTCACCGACTTCGGCATCGCGACCTGCGTCGACGCACTGACCGGCGACATCCACTGGCAGCAACGACTGGGCGGCAACCACGCCGCCTCGCCGGTGTTCGTCGACGGGCGGATCTACTTCCAGAACGAAGAGGGCGTGACGACGGTGCTCGCTCCCGGCCCCGAGTTCCGTGTGCTGGCCCGGAACCAGCTCGATGGACTGACGCTGGCCTCGATGGCGGTCGCGGACGGCGCACTGTTCATCCGCAGCGACAACCACCTCTACCGCATCGAAGAGCGACGGTAA